In Sphingobacterium thalpophilum, a genomic segment contains:
- a CDS encoding TonB-dependent receptor — protein sequence MKPQKIKLLLFSLILFLFSIAGPVSAQSDGGRLRTVVVGQDNQPIVAANISLFRKPNDILLKGTLSNENGEIVLSAIPEGKYSLQVSTVGYAIYRSAEMVVSTGDLKVLDTIRLQMESKVLSEAQVIGKKPLIESHLDKVVLNVENSILATGNNALELLQKVPGVTLDNKKINLRGKSNVIIMIDGKPTCLSADEVSRLLENTASNAIASIEVLTNPPAKYDAAGNAGIINIKTKKNTQFGSNVSFNLNLGQGKYTKADGGFLINHRNNWVNLFSSYNYANALGFNDLDIDRAVDTKTGTTFFNSDSYSKFRYRGHNFKFAADFNLGKEEVIGFVVNGNVSNGHSTREGSNLIASQKGKLDSIVLGSNLSDFKYHYLTYNLNYKKTFDTLGTELTANGDYSYSKNNDNSTVGNRFFDANWAEFKSPNIFRNDMLSKTKILVFKTDFAHPFNKTTKLEAGLKYSRVKTDNNLLYEDQDQQGEFVQNNGQSNQFLYNENIAAAYFSLNKSFGKFSVQTGLRVENTSSLGNSVTLGQQTKRTYTDFFPSIFVQQQINDNHKLGASYSRRIDRPDYGSLNPFVYYLDQYTYQYGNPYLNPQYTNSYEVNYTFKDRYLLSLGYKRTNDAITQVIESNSETKAIAQTDRNLAYFDYYNMNVNIPVKLFKWWSISNNASAFYNKFSFDEHSGAQRQLEKLSFQVSSNHDIRIGETTNLELTANYFSPAVYGVFSFQSYYGIDLGAGKTFLDKKLNVKLAVNDVLNTRGQRRLSSYQENGYYRIRNGYDSRVIRLSVSYRFGNMNIKSVNKKAGNNDEDNRLKK from the coding sequence ATGAAACCACAAAAAATTAAATTGCTCTTATTTTCTCTTATTTTATTCCTGTTTTCTATTGCCGGACCCGTTTCAGCACAGTCTGACGGCGGAAGATTACGTACAGTCGTTGTTGGACAAGACAACCAGCCTATTGTGGCTGCAAATATTTCACTATTTCGGAAGCCCAATGATATCTTGTTAAAAGGAACTTTATCCAACGAAAATGGAGAAATTGTGTTATCTGCGATTCCCGAGGGCAAGTATAGCCTACAGGTGTCCACGGTAGGGTATGCTATTTATCGTTCTGCTGAAATGGTTGTAAGTACGGGAGATCTCAAGGTGCTGGATACGATTCGTTTACAAATGGAAAGTAAAGTGTTGAGTGAGGCACAGGTGATCGGTAAGAAGCCATTGATTGAAAGTCATCTCGATAAAGTTGTCCTCAATGTCGAAAACAGTATTTTGGCAACAGGGAATAATGCATTGGAGCTCCTGCAGAAGGTTCCAGGAGTAACTTTAGACAACAAAAAGATCAATCTACGTGGAAAAAGTAATGTGATTATCATGATTGATGGTAAGCCTACTTGTCTTTCTGCTGATGAAGTATCGCGATTATTGGAAAATACGGCTTCCAATGCAATAGCGTCGATCGAAGTACTGACCAATCCACCCGCAAAATACGATGCCGCAGGGAATGCAGGAATTATTAATATTAAGACAAAGAAGAATACGCAATTTGGAAGTAATGTTAGTTTCAACCTCAATTTAGGGCAGGGTAAATATACAAAGGCGGATGGTGGTTTTTTAATAAACCATCGTAACAATTGGGTGAACTTATTTTCTTCCTATAACTACGCAAATGCCTTAGGATTTAATGATTTAGATATCGATAGGGCTGTAGATACCAAAACCGGGACGACTTTTTTTAATTCGGATTCTTATTCGAAATTCCGTTATCGAGGCCATAATTTCAAATTTGCGGCAGATTTTAACCTGGGGAAAGAGGAGGTCATTGGATTTGTGGTTAACGGTAACGTAAGTAATGGCCATTCAACACGCGAGGGAAGCAATCTGATCGCCTCTCAAAAAGGAAAGCTTGATTCGATTGTATTAGGAAGCAATTTGTCAGATTTTAAATACCATTACCTCACTTATAATCTTAACTATAAAAAGACATTTGATACCTTAGGGACTGAATTGACCGCTAATGGGGATTATTCATATTCGAAAAATAATGACAATAGCACTGTTGGAAACCGTTTTTTTGACGCAAATTGGGCGGAATTTAAATCACCGAATATTTTCCGGAATGACATGCTTTCTAAGACAAAAATATTAGTTTTTAAAACCGATTTTGCGCATCCTTTTAATAAAACGACGAAACTTGAGGCGGGCCTAAAATATAGCCGCGTAAAAACAGATAATAATTTGTTGTATGAAGATCAGGATCAGCAAGGCGAGTTTGTGCAAAATAATGGTCAAAGTAATCAGTTTTTGTATAATGAAAATATAGCTGCAGCTTATTTCAGCCTAAATAAATCGTTCGGAAAGTTTTCGGTACAAACTGGACTACGTGTTGAAAATACGAGCTCCCTGGGAAATTCAGTTACGCTAGGGCAACAAACAAAACGGACCTATACCGATTTTTTCCCATCCATATTTGTACAGCAACAGATTAATGATAATCACAAGCTTGGTGCGAGTTATAGCAGGCGTATTGACCGCCCTGATTATGGGTCATTGAATCCCTTTGTGTATTATTTGGATCAATACACGTATCAGTATGGCAACCCTTATTTAAATCCACAATATACTAATTCGTATGAAGTAAATTATACTTTTAAAGATCGCTATTTATTGAGTTTGGGCTACAAGAGGACCAACGATGCCATCACCCAGGTCATAGAAAGCAATTCGGAGACCAAAGCTATTGCACAGACAGACCGAAACCTGGCTTATTTTGATTATTACAACATGAATGTCAATATACCAGTTAAGCTTTTTAAATGGTGGAGTATTTCTAACAATGCCAGCGCTTTTTATAATAAGTTTAGTTTTGATGAGCACTCCGGAGCGCAACGCCAATTGGAAAAGTTATCTTTCCAGGTAAGTTCCAATCATGATATTCGAATTGGGGAAACAACAAATCTGGAGCTGACAGCCAATTATTTTTCGCCAGCAGTTTATGGGGTATTTAGTTTTCAGTCTTACTATGGTATCGATCTAGGGGCTGGAAAAACATTTCTCGACAAAAAATTGAATGTGAAGTTGGCTGTAAATGATGTGTTGAATACAAGAGGTCAGCGCAGATTGTCGAGTTATCAGGAAAATGGATACTATCGTATACGAAATGGATATGATAGTCGGGTTATCCGATTGTCAGTTTCTTATCGTTTTGGTAATATGAATATTAAGTCAGTCAATAAGAAGGCTGGTAATAATGATGAAGATAATCGATTAAAAAAATAG